The following proteins come from a genomic window of Dromaius novaehollandiae isolate bDroNov1 unplaced genomic scaffold, bDroNov1.hap1 HAP1_SCAFFOLD_27, whole genome shotgun sequence:
- the LOC135326308 gene encoding olfactory receptor 14A16-like, whose product MFNSSSLNEFLLLGFADKWELQLLHFSLFLGIYLAALLGNSLIITAVACDHRLHTPMYFFLLNLSLLDLSSISVTVPKSMANSLWDTRAISYLGCAAQVFLFVFSLGGEYSLLTVMAYDRFVAICRPLHYGTIMGSRACVKMAAAAWASGFLNALLHTANTFSIPLCQGNAVEQFFCEIPQLFKLSCSDSYFREVGVLVVSACLGFGCFVFIVLSYVQIFTAVLRIPSEQGRHKAFSVCLPHLAVVSLCVSTSFFAYLKPPSLSSPALDLVVAVLYAVVPPAVNPLIYSMRNKELKEALRKLIQLVLVQQQ is encoded by the coding sequence AtgttcaacagcagctccctcaatgagttcctcctcctggggtttgcggacaaatgggagctgcagctcttgcacttctcgctcttcctgggcatctacctggctgccctcctgggcaacagcctcatcatcacagccgtagcctgcgaccaccgcctccacacccccatgtacttcttcctcctcaacctctccctcctcgacctcagctccatctctgtcactgtccccaaatccatggccaattccctgtgggacaccagggccatttcctacttgggatgtgctgcccaggtcttcctatTTGTCTTCTCgttaggaggagagtattctcttctcactgtcatggcctatgaccgctttgttgctatctgcagaccgctgcactatgggaccatcatgggcagcagagcttgtgtcaaaatggcagcagctgcctgggccagtggttttctcaatgctctcctgcacactgctaacacattttcaataccactctgccaaggcaatgctgtagagcagttcttctgtgagattcctcaGCTtttcaagctctcctgctcagactcctacttcagggaagttggggttcttgtggttagtgcctgtttaggctttgggtgttttgttttcattgtgctgtcctacgtgcagatcttcactgctgtgctgaggatcccctctgagcagggccggcacaaagccttttccgtgtgcctcccgcacctggccgtggtctccctgtgtgtcagtacctcattttttgcctacctgaagcccccctccctctcctccccagctctggatctggtggtggctgttctgtacgcggtggtgcctccagcagtgaaccccctcatatac